A window from Pangasianodon hypophthalmus isolate fPanHyp1 chromosome 16, fPanHyp1.pri, whole genome shotgun sequence encodes these proteins:
- the tcf21 gene encoding transcription factor 21, with amino-acid sequence MSTGSISDADEFHDAELLDGLLPFGSGGDTAAGASRESAEDSSNGEGSATTELSGHAPGKRRKTAASSRRAVSGGGGGGAVVAAAHEGKQVQRNAANARERARMRVLSKAFSRLKTTLPWVPPDTKLSKLDTLRLASSYIAHLRQILANDKHEHGYIHPVNLTWPFMVAGKPENELKEMLNSTRLCGTTAS; translated from the exons ATGTCCACCGGCTCCATCAGCGACGCGGACGAGTTCCACGACGCGGAACTGCTAGACGGTCTGCTGCCGTTCGGCTCGGGCGGAGACACGGCGGCAGGCGCGTCACGCGAAAGCGCAGAGGACAGCTCGAACGGCGAGGGATCCGCGACCACCGAGCTCAGCGGGCACGCGCCGGGCAAGCGGCGCAAAACAGCCGCGTCCTCGCGCAGAGCGGTGTCCGGCGGAGGTGGCGGCGGCGCGGTCGTGGCGGCGGCCCACGAGGGCAAACAGGTCCAGAGGAACGCGGCGAACGCGCGCGAGAGGGCGAGGATGCGCGTGCTGAGCAAAGCGTTCTCGCGACTGAAGACCACGCTGCCGTGGGTACCACCGGACACCAAGCTGTCCAAACTGGACACACTGCGACTCGCCTCGAGTTACATCGCCCACCTGCGCCAGATCTTAGCCAACGATAAGCACGAGCACGGATACATCCATCCCGTTAACCTG ACGTGGCCGTTCATGGTGGCGGGGAAACCGGAAAACGAGCTTAAAGAGATGCTGAACTCCACCAGATTATGCGGCACCACCGCATCCTGA